One window of Equus quagga isolate Etosha38 chromosome 4, UCLA_HA_Equagga_1.0, whole genome shotgun sequence genomic DNA carries:
- the LOC124238685 gene encoding extensin-like, which produces MSIEMSRFSLQSPKDKTLKQKPHGWDAPEDRGHRPSSRAPSSLGQLGRRGGPVPTPGSPAPGISERTRRPPRGKTESRRRPPQESSAPRPASGSRSSWAPPDHSGVRYREASRAPLRHQALGPPAASTGPPTRDPQPSRPTRPDAEASRYRVSVRPASSPSSWPRPRSLTPPPLPPRFPDNLLALPARHARCARPPLSLPLPPPPPPSPRSVPPPFRASSFGPEPEV; this is translated from the exons ATGTCGATCGAAATGAGCAGGTTTTCTCTTCAGAGC ccgAAAGACAAAACGCTTAAGCAGAAGCCGCACGGGTGGGATGCGCCGGAGGACCGGGGGCACAGACCCAGCTCGCGCGCACCGAGCTCGCTCGGGCAGCTCGGCAGGCGTGGCGGACCGGTTCCCACCCCCGGCTCCCCGGCGCCCGGCATCTCCGAGCGGACGAGGCGTCCCCCCAGAGGAAAGACGGAAAGCCGCAGACGCCCCCCGCAGGAGTCATCAGCCCCCCGCCCCGCCTCGGGGTCCCGTTCCTCTTGGGCTCCCCCTGACCACTCGGGCGTGCGCTACAGAGAGGCCAGCCGAGCACCATTAAGACACCAGGCACTCGGGCCCCCAGCAGCATCCACTGGCCCACCCACTCGAGACCCACAGCCCAGCAGGCCGACCAGGCCGGACGCCGAGGCCTCGCGGTATCGAGTCTCCGTGCGCCCCGCCTCCTCGCCCTCCAGCTGGCCCCGCCCTCGCTCTCTCACCCCTCCCCCGCTCCCGCCTCGCTTCCCCGACAATCTCCTCGCGCTCCCGGCCCGGCACGCGCGCTGCGCCCGGCCGCCGCTGtcgctgccgctgccgccgccgccgccgccgtcgccgCGGAGCGTTCCTCCGCCGTTTAGGGCTTCCAGCTTCGGGCCGGAACCGGAAGTttag